A region of the Streptomyces durocortorensis genome:
TGCTGCTGCCCTCGTACTGCGTCACCGACGACACCAAGCTCTACCAGAAGTACTACCAGCAGGAAATCATCCGGCGCTGCAAGGAAATGGTCGGGTTCGAGCGGTACTTCGCCCGCAACGAAAGCCTGTGAGGGACGTACGTGAACAAGTGTGAGGGACGTACGTGAACAAGCATGTTCTGTTGCTGCACCCGGTCGCGCAGTGGTCGCTGGGCCGGATCGCCGCGATCTGTGAGCGCGAGGGCTGGCGGCTGACCATCGTGACGATCGAGAACTCGACCGTCGGCGACCGGGTCACGACGCTGCACGAGTGGATCAGGGTGCCCGCCCTGTCCGACTCGCCCGGGGAACTGCTGTCGCAGATCGGGGCACGGCGGTTCGACGCGGTCGTCGCGGGCAACGAGTTCGCGGTGATCGCGGCCGATGTGCTGGCCCGGGAACTGGGCCTGCACCACAACGACGTCGCCCGGATCCGGGCCTCCCGGAACAAGGCCCTCATGCGGCGGATGTTCCAGGAGTACGGCATCCCCCAGCCCCGGACGATCGCCGAACTGTCCTCCGTCGAGGAGAGCAGGTCGTTCGACTGGACGGGCGTCGCCTTCCCCGTGATCGTCAAGCCGGTCGACATGGCGATGAGCCTCTTCGTGCGCAAGTGCGACTCCAGGGAGGAGGTGGAGGCAGCGCTGACGAGGATGTCGGCCTTCCGGACCTCGCGGCTGACCAACTACGAGTTCAGCACCGACGCCCTGGTCGAGGAGTACGTGGGCGGGCCCGAGTTCAGCCTCGAATGCGTCGTGCAGGACGGCAGGGTCCTCGCCCACTCGGTGACCCGGAAGTTCGTGTCGCCGCTGCCCGCCTGCTACGAGATCGGCCACATCTCCGGCGTGGACCTGCCGGAGGCCCGACTGCGGGAACTGCTCACCGTGACCGAGCGCATCGCGTCCAGCTGGGCCATGGAACAGGGCGTGATGCACGTGGAGTTCAAGATGACTCCCGAGCGGATCAGCGTCATCGAGGCCGCCGCACGGCCGGCGGGCGACCACGTACCGGAGCTCGTCGAGCTCCAGCAGGGGCTGTCCCTGGAGGACGCCTACCTGCACGCGCGGGTCGGCCTCCCCTGGAAGCCCGCCGCGCGGGAACAGGGCGACACCTGGCACGCGATCCGCTTCCACTACGACGAGCGCTCCGAGGTGCCGCGTCCGGCGAGCGTCGACGTGCTGCGGTCCCACGACGAACCGGAAGGCGTCGTGCCGGGTGCGGAGCCCTTCTCGGTGAACAGCCGTACCGGCTACTCGATGCTGCGCAGCCGTTCGCAGGCCGACCTGGACGGCTACATCCGGGCCACGTGAGTTCCGGCGGGACACACGGACAGGGGCACGCGGGCAAGGGCACGCGGGCCGGGCACGCTGCGAGGCGCTGAGAGGGCTTGACCATGGAGAATCCGAAGCAGGTCGTCGTTGTCGGCGGCGGTCCCGGTCTGTGCGACCGGATCCGCCAGCTCGGTGCGGAGATCACGCTGGTCGACACACCGGCGGGGTACGACGCCGACCTGGTGCGGGTCGCGCGGCGCACCGTACTGACCGAGTACGACGACCCCTCGCTGATCCCGCTGCTGCGGGAGATCCACCGCGGGACGCCGTTCACCGCGGTGCTCTCCCTCACGGAGCACGGCCTGCTGCCCGCGGCCCGGATCGCGGAGGAACTCGGTGTCCCCGGCCTCTCCGCGGAGGTGGTCGGGCGCACCCGGGACAAGTTGGCCATGCGCGCCCGGCTGCGGGAGGAGGGCTTCTCCACCGTGCCGTCCTCGGTCGTGCGCGACGCCGACGGCATCCGGGCGTTCGCGGCCGAGCACGGCTACCCGGTGATCGTGAAGCCCCGGCACGGCCTGGGCAGCGAGCACGTGGTGTGCCTGCGCCGGGCCGACGAGGTGGTGATGCCGCCCGCGACCACAGACACGTACATCGCGGAGCCGTTCCTCGACGGTCCGGAGTTCTCGGTCGAGGCGGTCAGCTGCGCCGGTGACCACCATGTGCTGGCGATCACCGGCAAGTTCACCCAGGACTCGGACCCGGAGAACCCCTTCGTCGAGGTCGGCCACGTCGTACCGGCGCCACTCCCCCCGGAGGTCGCGACGGCCATCGGCGGTTACGTCTCCGCGTTCCTCGACGTCATGGGAATCACCGACGGCTGCACCCACACCGAGGTGCGACTGACGCCCGGCGGCCCGGAAGTCATCGAGACGCACACCCGGGTCGGCGGGGACCAGATTCCGACCCTCGTGCGCCAGGCGACCGGACACGACCTGATCGACCTCCTGGTCCAGTGGTCCCTGGACCGGACCACGCCCCCGCCGCCCGCGCCCACGGTCGCGGGCGCCGCCGCGATCCGCTTCTTCGCGCCGCCGCCGGGCACGGTCGTCGGTGTCAGCGGGGCGCAGCGGTGGCCGGGGCTGCCCGGTGTGGTCAAGTTCCACCTTCCGCTGAAGACCGGGGACACGATTTCCCCGATTCGGAACTCCCACACACGGGTCGGCTACGTCCTGGCCACAGCTTCGACCGCCGCACAGGCGATCGATATATGCGGAGAGGTCGTCGCCGGGGTGCGTATTGACGTCAGGTAGTGTGCCGCAGGTTTTTCCGGCACGGTTTTCTCTCTTCTTCGAAAGGCGGCGCAGAAAGTGCACAACGACGCGAGCAAGGGCAGTGGGCTGATCCGGGGGCGCTTCGGTGAGGGCATGTCCGAAGTGATGGAACAGATCAACGCCTCCATCGGATTCGACCGGCGTATGGCCATGCAGGACATCGACGGCTCGGTCGCCCATGTCACGATGCTCTGCGAGCAGGACATCATCTCCCAGGCGGACGCGACGGCGATCAAGGACGGCCTGGAGGTGATCCGGGGCGAGATCACCTCCGGGACCTTCACCTTCTCGGTGGAACTCGAAGACATCCACATGAACATCGAGTCCCGGCTGCGCGATCTGATCGGCCCCGCGGCCGGGCGGCTGCACACCGCCCGCAGCAGGAACGACCAGGTCGCCACCAGCTTCCGCCTCTGGGTGCGGGACGCGAACGACCGCGCGCTCGCCCTGGTCCACCAGCTCATCGAGGTCCTGGTCGAGCAGGCCGCGCAGAACACGGCGACGATCATGCCGGGTTACACGCACCTCCAGAGCGCGCAGCCGGTGTCCTTCGGCCACCACCTGATGGCGTACGTCGAGATGTTCGGGCGCGACCACGGCAGGCTGCTCGACGCCCGCGCGCGCATGAACGAGTCCCCCCTCGGGGCCGCCGCGCTCGCCGGGACGTCGTTCGCGATCGACCGTGACCGTACGGCCGAACTCCTCGGCTACGCACGGCCGATGCGCAACTCCCTGGACGCCGTCTCGGACCGCGACTTCGCCCTTGAGTACCTCTCCGCGGCCTCCCTGTGCATGACGCACCTGTCCCGCCTGGCCGACGAGATCGTGCTGTGGATGTCGCCGCAGTTCAGCTTCATCGAGCTCTCGGACGCCTGGACGACCGGTTCCTCGATCATGCCGCAGAAGCGCAACCCCGACGCCGCCGAACTGGTCCGCGGGAAGGTCGGCCGGGTGCACGGCTCGCTGTTCGGGCTGCTGACGGTCATGAAGGCCCTGCCGCTGACGTTCTCCAAGGACATGCAGGAGGACAAGGAGCGGACCTTCGACGGCGCGGACACCTTCGAGCTCTGCCTGAAGGCCATGATCGGCATGGTCGGCGACATGAAGGCGCGCGCCACCGAGATGCGCGCCGCGGCGGGCGCCGCCCACGCGACGGCGACCGACCTGGCCGACTGGCTGACGCGTGAGCTGGGCATGCCGTTCCGGGAGGCCCACCACATCACCGGCCGGCTCGTGCGCCTGGCGGACGAACACGGGTGCAGCCTCGATGAGTTGTCGCTGGAGGACATGCGGCAGGTCGACGCCCGCATCACCGAGGACGTCTTCGCGGTGCTCGGTGTGGAGGACTCGGTGACCTCGCGCCGCAGCCTCGGCGGAACCTCGCCGGAGCGCGTGGCGGAGCAGGTCGAGGAGTGGCGGGCACGCCTCCAGCAGGCGCCCACCACCGACTGACCCCGACGCGATGGCGCCCGCACAGGGCGCCATCGCGTCTGAAATCGCCAGCAGAATCACTGAATAACGGGGGGTATGTTTCTGATGTCCAAAAACGCGCTTTCTCCGCAATTTCTGTTCCAGCGTGCAGCTGTTCGCGGCAGAGACGAAGCGGTCTTCATCGGCAAACTGTGCGCGCTTGCCGTCATGGTCGGGGCCGGGGTGTTTCTCGCTATTCAGGCCTCCTATGCGGCGGTCGCCGCCGGTATTGTGATCCTTGCCGCCGCCTACACCCACGCGGTGGAATTGCAGCACCAATGTCTGCACCATTCCGCTTTCCGCAGCTCGCGCTGGCACCGAATAATCGGCGTGCCCCTCGGCACGCCGATGCTGGTCTCGTACAGCCACTACCGGGTACGTCACCTCCAGCACCACCGCTACCTGGGCACGCCCCAGGACACGGAGTTCTTCGGCTTCGACACCCGTAGGCCGCTGACGCTCGGAGCCCTGGCCAAGGGGCTGTTCGACGGGTCGCGCGTCCTGGCCGTCGTACGCGACACCGCCCGCTGCGTCCCCGGCACCTGGCAGTACGACATGGGGCAGATCGCGCCCAGGAGCCGGAAGGCGATCATCAGCGAATACCGCTGGTTCGCCGCCTTCTTCGCACTGCTCGCCGCCGCCTGCCTCCTGGGCGAAGGCCCGCTCGTCCTGCGACTGTGGCTGCTGCCCTTCATCGTGGCCATGCCGATGCACTTTCTGGTCGAACTGCCCGAGCACGTCCTGTGCGACACCGCCAGCGCCGATGTGCTGCGCAATACGCGTTCCATAACGGGAAGCCGGCTCACCACCTGGTTCACCAACGGCAACAACCTGCACATCGAGCACCACGCCGCGATGAACGTCCCGATCAACCGACTGCGTGAACGGCACGGCGACGTCCAGGAGTTCGGACTGCACGTGCAGCGCACGTATGCCGAGTTCTTCGCCATCGTGATGCGGGAGGCATGGAAGAACAGGGGCACGGCCCGGGCGCCCCGGCCGGCCCCCGCACAGGGCCCGAACCGATAGGAGAGGTCAGATGACGACCGACACCCGCGCCCCCGCCGAGGGCGTCACGCATGTCCTGGTCGGCTACGGCGCCTTCCTCATGGCCGAACTCGACCGGCTGCTCCCCGAGGCCAGCCTGCTCATCCTGGAGGAGCCGCACATCATCGAGGCGCGGAACATCCGTGAGGCGGCCTCCCGGTACCGCTGCGTCGCCGAGGTGCGCGCCGCCGCCACCCAGGACGAGGGGGGCGCCGGAGACCTCGCGCACACCGTGGCCCGCCCGCCGCGGGTCCGAGCCGTGTTCCCCGGCGTCGAGTACGGGGTCGTCGCCGCCGCCGTACTCGCGGACGCCTGGGGCCTGCCCGGCGGCGGTGTCCGCGCGGCCAGGACCCTGCGTGACAAGGAGGAGCTGCGGCGGGCCGCCGCCGCCCACGCCCTCGCACAGCCCGCGTTCGCCGAGGCCACCGGCCCCGCCGACGTCGAGGAGCTGCGCGCCCGGCACGGCGGGGAGTGCGTCCTGAAACCGGCCAACCGCCAGGCCAGCCTCGGTGTGGTGCTGCTCGGCCCCGACGACGACGCCGAGTCCGCCTGGCGGCACACCGTCGGCGCGGACGAGCCCCGGCTGCGCGTGAACTACCCGGACAGCGCCCGCTACCTGGTCGAGGAACGCCTGCACGGGCCGGAGTTCAGCGTGGAGGCGCTCGTCCACGACGGCACCGTCGGCTTCCTCAACGTCACCGCCAAGGACGTCCTGCCCGGCCGCCACCCGGTCGAACTCGGCCACACCGTGCCCGCGCCCCCGGGCGCGGCCGACGAGGACGCGCTGCGCGCCGCCATGGCCGGTCTGGTCGGCGCCATCGGCTTCGGCACCGGCGTCCTGCACGCCGAGTGGGTGCTGACCGGCGGGCGGCCCCACCTGATCGAGTGCGCGGGCCGTCTTCCCGGGGACCGTATCCACTCCCTCATCGACCTCGCGTACGGCGGCGACGGCATCCTCGCGGACCTCCTCGGACTGCTGGCGGGCGAGGGCCCCGTACCGGCGCGCCCCGCCCGGCGCGCCGCCGCCATCACCTTCCTGCCCGCCCCGGCCGCACAGACACCCGACGCGGTCGTCCTCGCCGTCACCGGCGCGGACAAGGCCGAGGCGCTGGACGGCGTCGAGGAGGTGGCGGTGTCCGCCGCGCCCGGCCAGCAGGTCGTGGTGACCACCAGCTCCTGGCAGCGCGCCGGCTACGTCATAGCCACCGGGGCCGGTCCGAAGGAGGCCGCCGCGACGGCCCGCACGGCCGCCTCGCACATCACCGTCACCGTGGGCGCCCCATGACCGGGCCCCGCACCGGCCCGGCGCCCAAACGCCTCGGCCTCCCGCCCCTGAGCGAGTACCTGCCCGGCAGCCCCGCCGGCCGCCTCTTCGCGCTCGCCACCCTGACCAGCTCCTTCGGCACCGGCCTCTTCCTGGCGGGTGCCACGGTCTTCTTCACCACGGCGGCCGGACTCACCCACGTCCAACTGGGCGCGGGCCTCGGCATAGCGGCGTTCGTCGGGCTGGTCGCCACCATCCCGCTCGGCGGCCTCGCCGACCGGGCCGGTGCCCGCAACGTCCTCATCGGCGCCATGCTGTGGCGCGCCCTGTGCTTCACGGCGCTCGCGTTCGTCCAGGGCCCTGTGGCCTTCACCGTCGCCGCGTCCTGCCAGGCAGTCGCCCAGAATGCGACCGGCCCCCTCACCCAGGCGCTCGTCGGGGGCATCGCCGGGGACGGCGACCGGGTCCGGTTGATGGCCGTCGTCCGCACCGTGCGGAACATCGGCTTCTCCCTCGGCGCGCTCGCCGCCACCCCGATGCTGCTGATCGACGACATCTGGATCAACCGCGGCGTCCTCATCGGCAACGCGGCCGCCTTCGCCGTTTCCGCCCTGCTGATGCTGCGGCTGCGCGCCCCGGGCCCGGTCAAGGCCCCCGCGTTCCGCAACCCGTTCGCCGCCTTCAGAGCCGTCAGGGACGGCCGCTACCTGACGCTGGCCGGACTCAACTCCGTCCTCACCCTGCACATGACCCTGCTGGCCGTGGGCCTGCCCCTGTGGGTGACCAGCCACGACAGCGCCCCCGACGCACTCGTCCCGATCCTGGTCCTCGTCAACACCGTGCTGGCCGTGGTGCTCCAGGTGCCCTTCGCCAAGGGGGTCACCGACCCCCGAACCGGTGTCCGGGCCCTGCGCCGCGCCGGACTGGCCCTGGCAGGCTGCGCCGCCGTACTGGCCGTCCCCGTGGACACGAAGGCTTCCCTGGCGATCGCGGCAGCGCTGGCCGCCTGCGTACTACTGACCGCGGGGGAGCTGTGGCAGGCGGCCGGAGCCTGGGAACTCTCCTACACCTACGCCCCCGAGGACCGCAGGAACGTCTACCTCTCGGTCTTCAGCCTGGGCTTCGCGGTCCAGGACATGGCGGGCCCCCTCCTGATCACCGCCGTGGTCCTCGTCCAGGGCCCCCCGGGATGGCTGGGCCTGGCAGCCCTGTTCGCCGTCGCATCCCTGCTCCCGGGCCTGGTCGTCCGCCGTCTGAAGCCCCCGGCGGCCGAGCCGGTGTCCCCGGCGGCGGTCACGGGGGCCTGACGCACGGCCTCCGGGCGCTCGACGGCTTCGGTGCCGGAACGGACCTCTGCTGGTCAAGCCCGCGTTTCCGCAAGGGGGGCCATGTGCCTCCGCGTGCCTACGGGCCGTACGCCCGCAGCCCGTGGGCACGCCTCCACTCCGGCTAGGCGGCCCGGCCCTCGCTCATGTCCCCATGCCGGGCGGCGACACGGGCGAAGACGAGCGCCGCCAGCGTCAGGGCACCCAGTGCGGCGGCCGTTCCCGGATAGCCGCCGAGTGCCAGTCCCACACCGCCGAGACCGGCTCCGACGAACACGCCGAGGCTCATGCCGGCGGAGTTGATGCTCAGCGCGGTGCCGCGCAGCGAGCCGCAGCGGCGTACGAGGAGCGTGGTGACGCAGGCGGCGACCGTGGCGTGACCGGCGCCGACGAGGGCGGTCAGCGGGAGGGCGAGGAACAGGGAGTGGGTGAAGAACACGCCCACGAGTGCTGCCAGTGCCACCAGCAGGGCCAGGGCCATCAGCCGCTCGGTGGGGACCTTCGGCCGGTCGGCGCTCAGCAGACGCCCGGCGACGAGGTTCCCGAGGAAGAACGCGGTACCGCTCAACGTCCAGACGATGGCGAACGGCCCGGGGGACAGCGCGAAGCGCTCGTCGTAGAAGGCCGCCAGATAGGCGAGGTACCCCATGAACGCCGCCGTCCGCAGCATGGCGACGAACAGGAGCGGCACCACGCCCGGAAGCGCGCCCAGCAGTCTGAACGACGCCAGGTAGCCCGGCCGGTCCGCCTTGTTCGCCCTGGCCGCGCTGTCCTGCCCCGCCGGGTGAGGGCGGCGGCCCCGGAGGAAGAAGTACGCGGCGAGTACGGCCGCGACGGCGGCGATCGCCCACAGGTCGCCCTGCCAGCCCCAGAGCACGGCGGGCAGGGCGACCAGGGGCGCGGCGAGCAGCGCTGTGAGGGACTGGGTGGCGGTGATGAGGGTCGCCGCCCGGCCGGAGGCCGCGTCGCTGTCGAATCGGTCGGCCGCCGCCGCGGTGAGCGCCGGGTTCAGTACCGCCGTACCTGCGCCGACGAGCAGGCAGAACGCCGCCAGCAACAGGAAATCGCCGGTCGCGCCGAGGGCCGCCGAGAGGGCGAGCACGGCCAGCCCGCCCGCGGCCGCCCATTCCTTGCGTACGCGGTCGATCAGGGGGGCGAGGGCGGTTCCCACCGCGAGCGCGGCCAGGCCGCCCAGACCGCGCAGCTGGCCGAGCGCGGCGACACCGCTGTCCGCCGTGTCGGCGATGGGGACGAGGAACGTGCTGTAGATCGTGAAGGGCACCAGCCCGATGGCTGAGGCGAGCATGAGCGGCCACAGCAGGCGGGTCATCTTCCAGTCGCCCGGTACGGCCGCCACGCTCGCGGCCGGCTCCGCCGCGGTCCCGTCGGCCGCCTTGTCCGTGTCCACCGGGCCCGGGTCCTTGGTCTCGCTGCTCATGTGCCCGCCGCCCGGTACCGGTACAGCGCCGTCTCGTCGGCGCTGAACTGTGAGAACGGGAAGGGCTCGGCGGAGAGCGCGGTGACGCCCGCGCCGAGGAAGGCACGCGCGACGGCGCTGCCGGTCTGCGCGTACACCACCAGCGGAATCTCCTGCTTGCGGCAGTGCTCCAGGATGACGTCGAAGCTGCCGTTGCTGAGGGTCATGCCGGTGGCGACCACGGCGTCCGCCTCGGCGAGGACCTGGTTCATGTCGTCGGTGACGGGGTCGCCCCAGTTGGTGGCGCGCAGGTTGAAGTCGCAGGGCAGCGGGGTGCCGCCC
Encoded here:
- a CDS encoding ATP-grasp domain-containing protein produces the protein MTTDTRAPAEGVTHVLVGYGAFLMAELDRLLPEASLLILEEPHIIEARNIREAASRYRCVAEVRAAATQDEGGAGDLAHTVARPPRVRAVFPGVEYGVVAAAVLADAWGLPGGGVRAARTLRDKEELRRAAAAHALAQPAFAEATGPADVEELRARHGGECVLKPANRQASLGVVLLGPDDDAESAWRHTVGADEPRLRVNYPDSARYLVEERLHGPEFSVEALVHDGTVGFLNVTAKDVLPGRHPVELGHTVPAPPGAADEDALRAAMAGLVGAIGFGTGVLHAEWVLTGGRPHLIECAGRLPGDRIHSLIDLAYGGDGILADLLGLLAGEGPVPARPARRAAAITFLPAPAAQTPDAVVLAVTGADKAEALDGVEEVAVSAAPGQQVVVTTSSWQRAGYVIATGAGPKEAAATARTAASHITVTVGAP
- a CDS encoding fatty acid desaturase family protein; this encodes MSKNALSPQFLFQRAAVRGRDEAVFIGKLCALAVMVGAGVFLAIQASYAAVAAGIVILAAAYTHAVELQHQCLHHSAFRSSRWHRIIGVPLGTPMLVSYSHYRVRHLQHHRYLGTPQDTEFFGFDTRRPLTLGALAKGLFDGSRVLAVVRDTARCVPGTWQYDMGQIAPRSRKAIISEYRWFAAFFALLAAACLLGEGPLVLRLWLLPFIVAMPMHFLVELPEHVLCDTASADVLRNTRSITGSRLTTWFTNGNNLHIEHHAAMNVPINRLRERHGDVQEFGLHVQRTYAEFFAIVMREAWKNRGTARAPRPAPAQGPNR
- a CDS encoding ATP-grasp domain-containing protein, which gives rise to MNKHVLLLHPVAQWSLGRIAAICEREGWRLTIVTIENSTVGDRVTTLHEWIRVPALSDSPGELLSQIGARRFDAVVAGNEFAVIAADVLARELGLHHNDVARIRASRNKALMRRMFQEYGIPQPRTIAELSSVEESRSFDWTGVAFPVIVKPVDMAMSLFVRKCDSREEVEAALTRMSAFRTSRLTNYEFSTDALVEEYVGGPEFSLECVVQDGRVLAHSVTRKFVSPLPACYEIGHISGVDLPEARLRELLTVTERIASSWAMEQGVMHVEFKMTPERISVIEAAARPAGDHVPELVELQQGLSLEDAYLHARVGLPWKPAAREQGDTWHAIRFHYDERSEVPRPASVDVLRSHDEPEGVVPGAEPFSVNSRTGYSMLRSRSQADLDGYIRAT
- a CDS encoding ATP-grasp domain-containing protein gives rise to the protein MENPKQVVVVGGGPGLCDRIRQLGAEITLVDTPAGYDADLVRVARRTVLTEYDDPSLIPLLREIHRGTPFTAVLSLTEHGLLPAARIAEELGVPGLSAEVVGRTRDKLAMRARLREEGFSTVPSSVVRDADGIRAFAAEHGYPVIVKPRHGLGSEHVVCLRRADEVVMPPATTDTYIAEPFLDGPEFSVEAVSCAGDHHVLAITGKFTQDSDPENPFVEVGHVVPAPLPPEVATAIGGYVSAFLDVMGITDGCTHTEVRLTPGGPEVIETHTRVGGDQIPTLVRQATGHDLIDLLVQWSLDRTTPPPPAPTVAGAAAIRFFAPPPGTVVGVSGAQRWPGLPGVVKFHLPLKTGDTISPIRNSHTRVGYVLATASTAAQAIDICGEVVAGVRIDVR
- a CDS encoding MFS transporter is translated as MTGPRTGPAPKRLGLPPLSEYLPGSPAGRLFALATLTSSFGTGLFLAGATVFFTTAAGLTHVQLGAGLGIAAFVGLVATIPLGGLADRAGARNVLIGAMLWRALCFTALAFVQGPVAFTVAASCQAVAQNATGPLTQALVGGIAGDGDRVRLMAVVRTVRNIGFSLGALAATPMLLIDDIWINRGVLIGNAAAFAVSALLMLRLRAPGPVKAPAFRNPFAAFRAVRDGRYLTLAGLNSVLTLHMTLLAVGLPLWVTSHDSAPDALVPILVLVNTVLAVVLQVPFAKGVTDPRTGVRALRRAGLALAGCAAVLAVPVDTKASLAIAAALAACVLLTAGELWQAAGAWELSYTYAPEDRRNVYLSVFSLGFAVQDMAGPLLITAVVLVQGPPGWLGLAALFAVASLLPGLVVRRLKPPAAEPVSPAAVTGA
- the argH gene encoding argininosuccinate lyase; amino-acid sequence: MHNDASKGSGLIRGRFGEGMSEVMEQINASIGFDRRMAMQDIDGSVAHVTMLCEQDIISQADATAIKDGLEVIRGEITSGTFTFSVELEDIHMNIESRLRDLIGPAAGRLHTARSRNDQVATSFRLWVRDANDRALALVHQLIEVLVEQAAQNTATIMPGYTHLQSAQPVSFGHHLMAYVEMFGRDHGRLLDARARMNESPLGAAALAGTSFAIDRDRTAELLGYARPMRNSLDAVSDRDFALEYLSAASLCMTHLSRLADEIVLWMSPQFSFIELSDAWTTGSSIMPQKRNPDAAELVRGKVGRVHGSLFGLLTVMKALPLTFSKDMQEDKERTFDGADTFELCLKAMIGMVGDMKARATEMRAAAGAAHATATDLADWLTRELGMPFREAHHITGRLVRLADEHGCSLDELSLEDMRQVDARITEDVFAVLGVEDSVTSRRSLGGTSPERVAEQVEEWRARLQQAPTTD
- a CDS encoding MFS transporter gives rise to the protein MSSETKDPGPVDTDKAADGTAAEPAASVAAVPGDWKMTRLLWPLMLASAIGLVPFTIYSTFLVPIADTADSGVAALGQLRGLGGLAALAVGTALAPLIDRVRKEWAAAGGLAVLALSAALGATGDFLLLAAFCLLVGAGTAVLNPALTAAAADRFDSDAASGRAATLITATQSLTALLAAPLVALPAVLWGWQGDLWAIAAVAAVLAAYFFLRGRRPHPAGQDSAARANKADRPGYLASFRLLGALPGVVPLLFVAMLRTAAFMGYLAYLAAFYDERFALSPGPFAIVWTLSGTAFFLGNLVAGRLLSADRPKVPTERLMALALLVALAALVGVFFTHSLFLALPLTALVGAGHATVAACVTTLLVRRCGSLRGTALSINSAGMSLGVFVGAGLGGVGLALGGYPGTAAALGALTLAALVFARVAARHGDMSEGRAA